Proteins from a genomic interval of Balaenoptera musculus isolate JJ_BM4_2016_0621 chromosome 16, mBalMus1.pri.v3, whole genome shotgun sequence:
- the TLX1 gene encoding T-cell leukemia homeobox protein 1, which translates to MEHLGPHHLHPGHAEPISFGIDQILNSPDQGSCMGPSSRLQDGEYGLGCLVGGAYPYGGGGPAAGAGAGGAGAYGAGGPSGPVGPAGGGGGGACSMGPLAGSYNVNMALAGGPGPGGGGGGGGGGGGGALSAAGVIRVPAHRPLAGAVAHPQPLATGLPTVPSVPAVPGVNNLTGLTFPWMESNRRYTKDRFTGHPYQNRTPPKKKKPRTSFTRLQICELEKRFHRQKYLASAERAALAKALKMTDAQVKTWFQNRRTKWRRQTAEEREAERQQANRILLQLQQEAFQKSLAQPLPADPLCVHNSSLFALQNLQPWSDDSTKITSVTSVASACE; encoded by the exons ATGGAGCACCTGGGTCCGCACCATCTCCACCCGGGCCACGCAGAGCCCATCAGCTTTGGCATCGACCAGATCCTCAACAGCCCGGACCAGGGCAGCTGCATGGGGCCCTCCTCTCGCCTCCAGGACGGAGAATACGGCCTTGGCTGTTTGGTTGGAGGCGCCTACCCTTACGGCGGTGGGGGCCCCGcggccggggcgggggccgggggcgcgGGGGCCTATGGCGCTGGAGGCCCGAGCGGCCCCGTTGGtccggcgggcggcggcggcggcggcgcctgcAGCATGGGCCCGCTGGCCGGCTCCTACAACGTGAACATGGCCTTGGCGGGCGGCCCCGgtcccggcggcggcggcggcggcggcggcggcggcggggggggcGCGCTGAGCGCTGCGGGGGTGATACGAGTGCCCGCGCACAGGCCGCTAGCTGGAGCGGTGGCCCACCCTCAACCTCTGGCTACCGGTTTGCCCACCGTGCCCTCCGTGCCTGCCGTGCCGGGCGTCAACAACCTCACCGGCCTCACCTTTCCCTGGATGGAGAGTAACCGCAGATACACAAAGGACAGGTTCACAG GTCACCCCTATCAGAATCGGACGCCCCCCAAGAAGAAGAAGCCGCGCACGTCCTTCACGCGCCTGCAGATCTGCGAGCTAGAGAAGCGCTTCCACCGCCAGAAGTACCTGGCCTCGGCCGAGCGCGCCGCCCTGGCCAAGGCGCTCAAAATGACCGACGCGCAAGTCAAAACCTGGTTCCAGAACCGGCGTACAAAGTGGAG GCGGCAGACCGCGGAGGAACGTGAGGCCGAGAGGCAGCAGGCGAACCGCATCCTCCTGCAGCTGCAGCAAGAGGCCTTCCAGAAGAGCCTGGCGCAGCCGCTGCCCGCCGACCCGCTTTGCGTGCACAACTCCTCGCTCTTCGCCCTGCAGAACCTGCAGCCGTGGTCTGACGACTCGACCAAGATCACCAGCGTCACGTCCGTGGCGTCGGCCTGCGAGTGA